One region of Acomys russatus chromosome 8, mAcoRus1.1, whole genome shotgun sequence genomic DNA includes:
- the Chodl gene encoding chondrolectin: MIPMASLLLGAALLCAQGAFARRVVSGQKVCFADVKHPCYKMAYFHELSSRVSFQEARLACESEGGVLLSLENEAEQKLIESMLQNLTKPGTGISDGDFWIGLLRSGDGQTSGACPDLYQWSDGSSSQFRNWYTDEPSCGSEKCVVMYHQPTANPGLGGPYLYQWNDDRCNMKHNYICKYEPEIHPTEPVEKPYLTNQPLDAQDNVLVTEAGIIPNLIYVIIPTIPLLLLILVAFGTCCFQMLHKSKGRTKTSPNQSTLWISKSTRKESGMEV; this comes from the exons gtcAAAAGGTGTGTTTTGCTGATGTGAAACATCCCTGCTACAAAATGGCTTACTTCCATGAACTGTCTAGCCGAGTGAGCTTCCAAGAAGCACGCCTAGCTTGTGAAAGTGAAGGAGGAGTCCTCCTCAGTCTTGAGAATGAAGCTGAACAGAAGTTAATCGAGAGCATGTTGCAGAACCTGACAAAACCTGGAACAGGGATTTCAGATGGTGACTTCTGGATAGGACTTTTGAGAAGTGGAGATGGCCAAACATCTGGTGCCTGCCCAGATCTCTACCAGTGGTCGGATGGAAGCAGCTCCCAGTTCCG AAACTGGTACACCGACGAACCTTCTTGTGGAAGTGAAAAGTGTGTTGTCATGTATCATCAACCAACTGCCAATCCTGGCTTAGGAGGTCCCTATCTTTACCAGTGGAATGATGACAGGTGCAACATGAAGCACAATTACATTTGCAAGTATGAACCAG AGATTCACCCAACAGAGCCTGTTGAAAAGCCATATCTTACAAACCAACCTCTAGATGCCCAGGACAATGTGCTTGTTACTGAAGCAG GCATAATTCCCAACCTAATCTATGTTATTATACCAACGATCCCATTGCTCTTACTGATACTGGTTGCTTTTGGAACCTGCTGTTTCCAGATGCTGCATAAAAG taaaGGAAGAACAAAAACTAGCCCGAACCAGTCTACACTGTGGATTTCAAAAAGCACGAGAAAGGAAAGTGGCATGGAAGTATAA